A window from Rhizosphaericola mali encodes these proteins:
- a CDS encoding pectinesterase family protein, translated as MFLLFVSNIVRAQKATFKNRYVVDKKGNGDFLTIQDAVNAVRDLSQQRVTIFIKNGVYKEKIIVPQQKSNITLLGENKDSTIISNGDYSGKVRMEGRDAMGLTKFSTYTSYTVLVQGQNFIAKDLTIENTAGRIGQAVALHVDADRVQVINCRLSGNQDTLYAAEGRQYYQDCIIEGTTDFIFGKAIAIFSNCTIVSKQNSYITAASSDPEQKYGFVFFKCKLMASDNTVNQVFLGRPWRPFAKTVFLDCNMGGFIRPDGWDNWRDTTNEKTAFYAEYHSTGSGANLSKRVKWSYQLTSKEAKLYSINNIFNLNDTWIPSLKE; from the coding sequence TTGTTTCTATTATTTGTTTCAAATATAGTTCGCGCGCAGAAAGCTACATTTAAAAATCGTTATGTAGTAGATAAAAAAGGAAACGGAGATTTTTTAACGATTCAAGATGCTGTTAATGCTGTTAGAGACTTATCTCAACAAAGGGTTACAATATTTATAAAAAATGGTGTTTACAAAGAAAAAATTATAGTTCCACAACAGAAATCCAATATTACATTATTGGGAGAAAATAAAGATAGTACGATAATTTCTAATGGAGATTATTCAGGAAAGGTGCGTATGGAAGGACGCGATGCTATGGGATTGACAAAATTTTCGACTTATACTTCGTATACTGTTTTGGTTCAAGGACAAAATTTTATAGCTAAGGATTTGACTATTGAAAATACTGCAGGGCGCATTGGACAGGCGGTTGCATTGCATGTGGATGCAGATCGAGTACAAGTAATTAATTGTAGGTTGTCGGGCAATCAAGACACGCTTTATGCGGCGGAAGGACGCCAATATTATCAGGATTGCATTATTGAAGGAACCACGGATTTTATATTTGGAAAAGCAATTGCTATTTTTAGTAATTGTACAATTGTGAGCAAACAAAATTCTTATATAACGGCGGCATCATCCGATCCTGAGCAGAAATATGGTTTTGTTTTTTTTAAATGCAAACTAATGGCCTCCGATAATACGGTTAATCAGGTATTTTTGGGGAGACCTTGGCGACCTTTTGCCAAAACAGTATTTCTAGACTGTAATATGGGGGGATTTATACGTCCAGATGGTTGGGATAATTGGAGAGATACTACAAATGAAAAAACGGCTTTTTATGCAGAATATCATTCTACTGGCTCCGGCGCAAATCTATCAAAACGAGTTAAGTGGTCATATCAACTAACGTCAAAAGAAGCCAAATTATACTCAATTAATAACATCTTTAATCTCAATGACACATGGATTCCATCTCTTAAAGAATAG
- a CDS encoding pectinesterase family protein, whose product MKYIICLITWILFFSPLQAQHKSIIVSKDQQGNYNKIQDAINAIPDNNKDTIIIEIKPGVYKEKIHIPISKNLIKLLGTDVQNTIITYDDYAQKKDSTGKQIGTSGSYTVLIDATDFTAENITFENSAGPIGQAVAVKTNNDRQKFKNCRFLGFQDTLYANGSNCRQYFDHCYIEGTVDFIFGNATAWFEQCNIKGKNAGYYTAASTLDSVKNGYIFHKCILTAEAADNNFDLGRPWRPYAKVVFLECTIPAAVRPIGWNN is encoded by the coding sequence ATGAAATATATAATTTGCCTTATTACATGGATATTATTTTTTTCACCACTTCAAGCGCAACATAAATCAATCATTGTATCCAAAGATCAGCAAGGAAATTATAATAAAATACAAGATGCGATTAATGCAATACCAGACAATAATAAAGACACAATCATTATTGAAATAAAACCCGGCGTTTATAAAGAAAAAATTCACATCCCAATATCCAAAAATCTTATTAAGTTATTAGGAACAGACGTACAAAATACAATCATTACTTATGACGACTATGCACAAAAAAAGGACAGTACGGGCAAACAAATAGGAACGAGTGGTTCGTATACAGTACTGATTGATGCAACGGATTTTACCGCCGAAAATATTACGTTTGAAAACAGCGCGGGTCCAATAGGACAGGCAGTTGCCGTTAAAACGAATAATGATAGACAGAAATTTAAAAATTGTCGTTTTCTGGGTTTTCAAGATACCTTATATGCCAATGGCAGTAATTGTCGACAATATTTTGATCATTGTTATATTGAAGGAACTGTCGATTTTATTTTTGGAAATGCGACTGCGTGGTTTGAACAATGCAATATCAAAGGTAAAAACGCAGGATACTATACTGCGGCATCCACACTTGACTCTGTTAAAAATGGCTATATTTTCCATAAATGTATTCTGACGGCGGAAGCTGCTGACAATAATTTCGATCTTGGTCGTCCTTGGCGTCCCTATGCCAAAGTCGTATTTCTGGAATGTACTATTCCGGCTGCAGTTAGACCCATTGGTTGGAATAATTGA
- a CDS encoding alpha/beta hydrolase — MNLKIYWPIFLVMLDTICFAQTHVPDTTFTIYSVFKKEVKKRPYIEIAYASDTINISTKRGVVYSKTSDRNLYLDITIPKKSSRKKRPVVLFVFGGGWSSGNRSQNIPLAQEMAKNDIIGITVDYRLSTEALYPIAVYDLKNAIRWIKSNEKKYAIDTNKIAICGFSAGGQLAALVSTTGNLPLFEKEKINNYSSNVQALIDVDGVLSFVHPESQEKGSDTSHSSAAAKWLGYSYSENKKLWDQASPLTYASSQSVPTLFINSSIPRFHGGRDDFINILEQNKIKTETIEIPDTPHPFWLFHPWFDQVSKTIVVFINQTFQ, encoded by the coding sequence ATGAATTTAAAAATATATTGGCCTATATTTTTAGTGATGTTAGATACTATTTGTTTTGCGCAAACACATGTCCCAGATACGACATTCACCATTTATAGTGTATTTAAAAAAGAGGTAAAAAAAAGACCCTATATAGAAATTGCTTACGCTAGTGACACGATTAATATCTCAACCAAAAGAGGGGTTGTATATAGCAAAACATCAGATCGCAATTTGTATTTAGATATTACCATTCCTAAAAAATCAAGTAGAAAAAAACGACCAGTAGTCTTATTTGTTTTTGGAGGAGGTTGGAGCTCAGGCAATCGTTCTCAAAATATTCCATTGGCACAAGAAATGGCCAAAAATGACATTATCGGTATTACAGTTGATTACCGACTATCCACGGAAGCTCTTTATCCAATAGCGGTTTATGATCTAAAAAACGCCATTCGTTGGATAAAATCAAATGAGAAAAAATATGCTATTGATACGAATAAGATTGCGATATGTGGCTTTTCGGCAGGCGGGCAACTCGCGGCTCTTGTGAGCACCACGGGCAATTTACCCTTATTTGAAAAAGAAAAAATCAATAATTATAGTTCTAATGTACAAGCGTTGATAGATGTCGATGGCGTATTATCTTTCGTACATCCAGAATCCCAAGAAAAGGGATCTGATACTTCCCATAGCTCCGCTGCAGCGAAGTGGTTGGGTTATTCTTATTCGGAAAACAAAAAATTATGGGATCAGGCTTCTCCTTTAACGTATGCCAGCTCCCAATCCGTACCGACGTTATTTATCAATAGTTCAATACCTAGATTTCATGGTGGTCGAGATGATTTCATAAATATATTGGAACAAAATAAAATAAAAACAGAAACCATAGAAATTCCCGATACTCCACACCCATTTTGGTTGTTTCATCCATGGTTTGATCAAGTATCAAAGACAATAGTTGTCTTTATAAATCAAACATTTCAATAA